In one Cervus canadensis isolate Bull #8, Minnesota chromosome 22, ASM1932006v1, whole genome shotgun sequence genomic region, the following are encoded:
- the FAM240A gene encoding protein FAM240A, producing MNNQYVRREVFCRNTCHELKRFWEREIGKQTYYRESEEHRLGRSALRKLREEWKQKVDTKLRLRSNPDETEKQANIGQELH from the exons aTGAACAATCAGTACGTCCGCCGGGAGGTCTTCTGCCGGAACACCTGTCACGAGCTCAAACGCTTCTGGGAAAGGGAAATTGGCAAACAGACTTACTACCGAGAATCAGAAGAACATCGCCTGGGAAGAAGTGCACTGAGAAA gCTCAGGGAAGAATGGAAGCAGAAAGTGGACACAAAGCTGAGACTACGCAGCAATCCAGATGAGACAGAAAAGCAGGCTAACATTGGCCAAGAGCTTCATTGA